One Deltaproteobacteria bacterium genomic region harbors:
- the rpmJ gene encoding 50S ribosomal protein L36, with amino-acid sequence MKVRASVKAICKKCKVVRRAGVVRVLCPNPRHKQRQG; translated from the coding sequence ATGAAGGTGCGCGCATCGGTCAAAGCCATCTGCAAGAAGTGCAAGGTCGTGCGCCGGGCGGGGGTGGTCCGGGTCCTCTGCCCGAACCCGCGGCACAAGCAGCGTCAGGGCTAG
- the rpsD gene encoding 30S ribosomal protein S4: MARYTAASCRLCRREGLKLFLKGERCYTDKCAIERRNYPPGEHGQARPKFSEYSIQLREKQKLRRIYGVLESQFRRYFAMADRARGVTGETLLQILERRLDNIVYRLGFATSRAEARQLVRHGHFRVNGRKVDIPSYLVRTGDAVSVRERSRQVTRIQEALELAQRRGVPEWLEVDPTTFTGIVKAFPTRADLTMPINEKLVVELYSK; encoded by the coding sequence GTGGCACGCTACACGGCGGCCTCCTGCCGGCTCTGTCGGCGCGAGGGTCTGAAGCTGTTCTTGAAGGGCGAGCGCTGCTACACGGACAAGTGCGCCATCGAGCGCCGCAACTACCCCCCGGGTGAGCACGGGCAGGCCCGGCCGAAGTTCTCCGAGTACTCGATCCAGCTGCGCGAGAAGCAGAAGCTCCGCCGCATCTACGGCGTGCTCGAGTCGCAGTTCCGCCGCTACTTCGCGATGGCGGATCGCGCGCGGGGCGTGACGGGCGAGACGCTGCTCCAGATCCTCGAGCGCCGGCTCGACAACATCGTCTACCGCCTCGGCTTTGCGACCTCGCGCGCCGAGGCGCGGCAGCTCGTCCGGCACGGCCACTTCCGGGTGAACGGCCGCAAGGTCGACATCCCCTCTTACCTCGTCCGGACGGGCGACGCGGTGAGCGTGCGCGAGCGGAGCCGCCAGGTGACGCGCATCCAGGAGGCGCTCGAGCTGGCCCAGCGCCGCGGCGTCCCCGAGTGGCTGGAGGTGGACCCCACCACGTTCACGGGGATCGTCAAGGCGTTCCCGACGCGCGCCGACCTGACCATGCCGATCAACGAGAAGCTGGTCGTGGAGCTCTACTCCAAGTAG
- the infA gene encoding translation initiation factor IF-1 codes for MHGDAIAVSGTVSQSMPNAMFRVNLDNGHQVLAHLAGSVRLRYVRIAPGDKVTVELSPFDLSRGRITFRMR; via the coding sequence ATGCATGGGGACGCCATCGCGGTGAGCGGCACGGTGTCGCAATCGATGCCCAACGCCATGTTCCGCGTGAACCTGGACAACGGCCACCAGGTTCTCGCGCACCTCGCGGGCAGCGTGCGCCTGCGCTACGTGCGCATCGCGCCGGGCGACAAGGTCACGGTCGAGCTGTCGCCGTTCGACCTCTCACGCGGTCGCATCACCTTCCGGATGCGGTGA
- the rpsK gene encoding 30S ribosomal protein S11: MAKQPEAAGERPATPEAAPARRKKAKRMVSEGVVHIHSTFNNTIITITDPQGNVIVWSSAGSVGFKGSRKGTPFAAQVAAEAAARKAAELGMRQVQVYVKGPGAGRESALRSLQAAGFAVSVIKDVTPIPHNGCRPPKRRRV, from the coding sequence ATGGCGAAGCAGCCCGAAGCGGCCGGGGAGCGGCCCGCCACACCGGAAGCCGCTCCGGCTCGGCGCAAGAAGGCGAAGCGGATGGTGTCGGAAGGCGTGGTCCACATCCACTCCACCTTCAACAACACGATCATCACGATCACCGATCCCCAGGGGAACGTGATCGTGTGGTCGAGCGCCGGCTCCGTCGGCTTCAAGGGCTCACGCAAGGGGACGCCCTTCGCGGCCCAGGTGGCCGCCGAGGCAGCGGCCCGGAAGGCCGCGGAGCTCGGCATGCGCCAGGTGCAGGTCTACGTGAAGGGGCCGGGCGCGGGGCGCGAGTCGGCGCTGCGCAGCCTGCAGGCCGCGGGCTTCGCCGTGAGCGTCATCAAGGACGTCACGCCGATCCCACACAACGGCTGCCGCCCGCCCAAGCGGCGGCGCGTGTGA
- the rpsM gene encoding 30S ribosomal protein S13 — translation MARIAGVDLPHKKRMEIALTYIYGIGRSSAHKICTEASVDPGRSSDELTDDEITRLRRAIDAGYKVEGDLRRDVAANIKRLVDLGTYRGLRHRRNLPVRGQRTHTNARTRKGPRRAIAGKKPAPSKG, via the coding sequence ATGGCACGTATCGCGGGCGTCGACCTGCCGCACAAGAAGCGTATGGAGATCGCACTCACCTACATCTACGGGATCGGCCGCAGCTCGGCGCACAAGATCTGCACCGAGGCCAGCGTAGACCCGGGGCGGAGCAGCGACGAGCTCACCGACGACGAGATCACCCGGCTCCGCCGGGCCATCGACGCCGGCTACAAGGTCGAGGGAGACCTGCGCCGCGACGTCGCCGCGAACATCAAGCGGTTGGTGGATCTCGGCACGTACCGCGGGCTGCGGCACCGCCGGAACCTCCCGGTGCGCGGCCAGCGGACGCACACCAACGCGCGCACCCGCAAGGGTCCGCGCCGCGCGATCGCCGGCAAGAAGCCGGCGCCGTCGAAGGGGTGA